One window of the Pseudomonas sihuiensis genome contains the following:
- a CDS encoding DUF1819 family protein, which yields MLSWPAHLWLALSPACTQNNHFYVVDECESFMSSVYLANFTKCSLIVPETRIIAGLLLQSVEPREWERQVYELNVLQKRTAKTAATYANLARARLQTMDVELWKLVHEGSMPVATHAVLAATVKFSPLFGDFLRTVVRHQFRRFSTHLELRHWDAYIEDCQRAQPDMPGLTDSTRGKLRQNAIRMLAEAGFIEDTRSLRLRSQAIEPAVLNYLRQQNEQYVLDCLQVCP from the coding sequence ATGCTGTCGTGGCCAGCGCATTTGTGGCTGGCGCTCAGTCCAGCCTGCACTCAAAATAACCACTTTTATGTGGTTGATGAGTGCGAGTCCTTTATGAGCAGTGTTTACCTGGCCAATTTCACCAAATGCTCATTAATCGTGCCCGAGACCCGGATCATTGCTGGCTTGCTGTTGCAGAGCGTGGAGCCTCGGGAGTGGGAAAGGCAAGTCTATGAGCTGAATGTGCTGCAAAAGCGCACAGCCAAGACGGCTGCTACCTATGCCAATTTGGCGAGAGCTCGCTTGCAAACGATGGATGTCGAGCTCTGGAAGCTGGTGCATGAAGGCAGCATGCCGGTTGCTACTCATGCGGTTTTGGCCGCAACTGTAAAGTTTTCGCCCTTGTTCGGTGATTTTCTGCGGACGGTCGTGCGGCACCAATTCCGCCGTTTTTCGACCCACCTGGAGCTCAGGCATTGGGATGCCTATATCGAAGACTGCCAGCGTGCTCAGCCGGATATGCCTGGCTTGACCGACTCTACGCGGGGTAAGTTAAGGCAAAATGCCATACGGATGTTGGCGGAAGCTGGCTTCATCGAAGATACCCGCAGCCTACGCTTACGCAGCCAGGCCATCGAGCCAGCTGTTCTTAATTATCTTCGTCAACAAAATGAGCAGTACGTGCTCGATTGCCTTCAGGTATGCCCGTGA
- a CDS encoding helix-turn-helix transcriptional regulator: MKRSQTVAQVRWDLALRYRLIETVAWWEGRLTTNHLMQSFGISRQQASKDINTYIAEHAPRNLTYDKHLKGYVPAKGFKSLFIDDSASAYLHLLNQNYERAPHIEGLALAYAHTEVLQVPDRSIRPEILRPLLKACRDGLRLECEYVSLANPEPETRLIVPHTLIFTGMRWHVRAYCEKNSDYRDFVLSRFRGDPDVLDHSEMAREMDGDWQAEVSIIIEPDPRLKPAQRAVIEADYGMQNGQLIVESRGALVQYVLQRYQLDPHKIQSRASAQQIVVANLDDLKPWLYE; encoded by the coding sequence ATGAAAAGGTCGCAGACAGTCGCACAGGTTCGCTGGGATTTGGCCCTTCGCTATCGCCTTATAGAAACCGTCGCCTGGTGGGAGGGTCGCCTAACGACTAATCATCTGATGCAGAGCTTTGGCATCAGCAGGCAGCAGGCCTCAAAGGACATCAACACGTACATCGCTGAGCATGCGCCTAGAAACCTTACATATGACAAGCATCTGAAGGGCTACGTACCGGCAAAGGGCTTTAAATCGCTCTTCATTGATGACAGTGCAAGCGCCTACCTGCACCTGCTCAATCAGAACTATGAAAGGGCCCCGCATATCGAAGGCCTTGCCCTGGCATATGCACATACCGAGGTTCTTCAGGTGCCGGATCGCTCCATTCGCCCAGAGATTTTGAGACCGCTACTCAAGGCCTGCCGGGATGGGCTTCGTCTGGAATGCGAGTATGTGTCCCTGGCAAACCCAGAGCCTGAAACACGTCTGATCGTCCCACACACGCTGATCTTTACTGGCATGCGCTGGCACGTAAGGGCGTACTGCGAAAAGAACAGTGATTATCGGGATTTTGTGTTGAGCCGCTTCAGAGGTGATCCGGACGTACTTGATCACTCAGAAATGGCGCGGGAGATGGACGGTGACTGGCAAGCTGAAGTCAGCATCATCATAGAACCTGACCCACGCCTGAAGCCTGCCCAGCGCGCCGTGATCGAAGCGGACTACGGCATGCAAAATGGTCAGCTAATCGTTGAGAGTCGCGGCGCGCTTGTTCAGTATGTGTTGCAGCGCTATCAGCTCGATCCGCACAAGATCCAGTCTCGTGCCAGCGCGCAGCAAATCGTTGTGGCTAATCTGGATGACCTGAAGCCCTGGCTTTATGAATGA
- a CDS encoding histone-like nucleoid-structuring protein, MvaT/MvaU family — MSRLAEFRALEAQIAEEMARLESMKEDKKLQVEIDFERKLISLMAAYDKNLRDIIMILDPHVGRSSAKSDEGKGNRKARAVKIYEHPDTKERIETKGGNHKTLKVWKEEHGSEMVESWRIQ, encoded by the coding sequence ATGTCCCGTCTTGCTGAATTCCGCGCACTCGAAGCTCAGATCGCCGAAGAAATGGCCCGCCTTGAGAGCATGAAAGAAGATAAAAAGCTCCAAGTGGAGATTGATTTTGAGCGCAAATTGATCAGTTTGATGGCCGCGTACGACAAGAATCTGCGCGATATCATCATGATTCTTGACCCTCATGTCGGTCGTTCCAGCGCGAAAAGCGACGAGGGCAAGGGCAATCGCAAAGCTCGTGCAGTCAAGATCTACGAGCACCCCGACACGAAAGAGCGCATCGAGACCAAGGGTGGCAACCACAAGACCCTGAAGGTATGGAAGGAGGAGCACGGCAGCGAGATGGTCGAGAGCTGGCGCATCCAGTAG
- a CDS encoding plasmid replication protein, CyRepA1 family, with protein sequence MFAINTEIKGYTTIQSDDVLAKAKELRADYSSAKRIIGIKDCVTDAIDAAYKTASGIADINGTIIADSIYKMSKLDVAILIARNDSSERAMHKAAYELARDAFLTGDISGKSKMLAKASGRSAAECQYLIERKLERMNSELYRRTQRVSSVYEDVYTVAPESPADIFEDIKNGGKFLLNLPTGYGKTSEVIEPLVRDAIYFNRKVLVISHRRSINANICNGIPGLVSYDECTSPEIIRNAMGIKIVVNSLSAAKFKDFIESADTVIIDEASQVISHVLGGEVKAREAVWNALDFVVKNAPTVVMADADINARCVEMIGWDHTLYSIKRDHSDISVKTGDLDHVRGLVIEAAAGGENVLVSCDGAKAAKALAAAIKKRTGVEALVITSESAKWEAQAAFIADPNSTAHQVVIYSPVITSALSITSGHFNRHFGLFTGQVVPSDAIQMLRRDRTAKQFIVGMKAPEYSKQEQLEAFEVRSDAPATRAAIEAANLDEVTKAAIIEALDIDIKPSAFEKTRREHMSDEAWLRDHIQNSLPATLIAQGFKVEVLAHNDELSLLGFVADSQGRKAVNRNAAKKLMASKKAGADLVAHVADAGSANEQEYFEVLRSRAEEVIGRTIDKASARLWKEGEGEGAINRFRKLMKPSADTPEGKVYGMIKDAVERMLKDVKIKLNDEGNVPVETLERLWKSEQSTQLFDKLNAMRLEVIRQGLSIGKASTPVAKQAAITKIMSQLGLKTKKVNGGKSGYYYVIKSDSFEQMMKHVG encoded by the coding sequence ATGTTCGCTATCAACACTGAAATCAAAGGCTACACAACAATACAGTCAGATGACGTTTTAGCAAAAGCTAAAGAACTCCGCGCTGATTACTCTTCTGCGAAAAGAATCATCGGCATTAAAGACTGCGTTACCGACGCTATTGATGCCGCATACAAAACAGCGTCAGGAATTGCCGACATCAACGGCACAATCATCGCTGACTCTATCTACAAAATGAGCAAGCTCGACGTAGCAATACTGATCGCTCGTAACGACAGCTCTGAACGCGCAATGCACAAAGCTGCTTATGAGCTAGCACGTGATGCTTTCTTGACTGGCGACATCAGCGGTAAATCAAAAATGCTGGCAAAAGCCTCTGGTCGCTCCGCTGCTGAATGCCAATACCTCATCGAGCGAAAGCTCGAGCGCATGAATTCTGAGCTGTATCGCAGAACACAACGAGTCTCTTCTGTCTATGAAGATGTATACACCGTAGCCCCTGAAAGCCCGGCAGATATCTTCGAGGACATCAAAAACGGTGGGAAATTTCTGCTGAACCTGCCGACCGGGTACGGCAAAACGTCAGAAGTAATCGAACCTCTTGTTCGTGACGCAATTTACTTCAATAGAAAAGTACTGGTAATTAGTCACCGCCGCTCGATCAACGCAAACATCTGTAACGGCATCCCCGGCCTGGTCTCTTACGACGAATGCACTTCGCCAGAAATCATCAGAAATGCTATGGGCATCAAGATCGTTGTTAACTCACTCAGCGCAGCGAAGTTCAAGGATTTCATCGAGAGCGCTGACACAGTGATCATCGACGAAGCTAGCCAGGTAATTTCCCATGTCCTCGGCGGCGAAGTTAAAGCCCGCGAAGCTGTCTGGAACGCCCTGGATTTTGTTGTCAAAAACGCGCCCACCGTCGTTATGGCCGACGCCGATATCAATGCACGCTGCGTTGAAATGATCGGCTGGGATCACACGCTGTATAGCATTAAGCGCGATCACAGCGACATCAGCGTTAAGACAGGGGATCTCGATCATGTGCGTGGCCTTGTAATCGAAGCTGCCGCTGGCGGCGAAAACGTGCTGGTCTCGTGTGACGGCGCCAAGGCTGCCAAGGCCCTTGCTGCCGCGATCAAAAAGCGCACTGGTGTGGAAGCCTTGGTGATCACTTCTGAGAGCGCAAAGTGGGAAGCCCAAGCCGCCTTCATTGCTGACCCAAATTCGACGGCTCACCAGGTCGTCATCTACAGCCCAGTCATTACTTCCGCGCTCTCGATCACTTCCGGTCACTTCAATCGCCACTTCGGCCTCTTCACTGGCCAGGTGGTTCCTTCTGATGCCATTCAGATGCTCCGCCGCGACCGCACAGCCAAGCAGTTCATCGTAGGCATGAAAGCCCCTGAATACAGCAAGCAAGAGCAGCTGGAAGCGTTTGAAGTGCGCTCTGATGCCCCAGCGACTCGTGCCGCTATCGAAGCTGCAAATCTGGATGAAGTCACCAAGGCGGCGATTATTGAAGCCCTTGATATTGACATCAAACCATCCGCGTTCGAGAAGACCCGTCGTGAGCACATGAGTGACGAGGCTTGGCTGCGCGACCACATCCAGAACAGTTTGCCAGCAACGCTGATCGCACAGGGCTTCAAAGTCGAAGTATTGGCGCACAACGACGAGCTGTCGCTACTCGGCTTCGTAGCTGATAGCCAAGGTCGCAAGGCGGTAAACAGAAACGCAGCTAAGAAGCTAATGGCAAGCAAGAAAGCAGGAGCCGACCTGGTTGCACATGTGGCCGACGCTGGATCTGCTAACGAGCAGGAATACTTCGAAGTCCTCCGCTCGCGAGCTGAAGAGGTTATTGGCCGCACCATTGATAAAGCTAGTGCCAGGCTCTGGAAAGAGGGCGAAGGCGAGGGTGCCATTAACCGCTTCCGCAAGCTCATGAAGCCCTCCGCTGACACCCCCGAAGGCAAGGTGTACGGCATGATCAAAGACGCCGTAGAGCGTATGCTGAAAGACGTAAAAATCAAGCTTAACGACGAAGGCAATGTACCCGTAGAGACGCTGGAAAGACTGTGGAAGTCTGAGCAAAGCACGCAGCTCTTCGACAAGCTAAACGCCATGCGCCTGGAAGTGATCCGCCAGGGCCTGAGCATCGGCAAAGCCAGCACCCCGGTAGCGAAGCAAGCCGCGATCACTAAGATCATGAGCCAGCTCGGTTTGAAGACAAAGAAAGTCAATGGTGGCAAATCGGGCTACTACTACGTGATTAAAAGCGACAGTTTTGAGCAAATGATGAAGCATGTGGGGTAA
- a CDS encoding site-specific integrase yields MASITKLPSGNWRALIRKRGSEALSETFKKKKDAENWAKAQELKIDSVRRNGKAAPPAGSTFSDFIRKYTEQVGAVSPFLKNKAACLKRLSEEFEGVLMSDMTELRLDQFVDKRSRDRNEDGEIISGVTIAGDLSYIGVVLSWAKDVKHYDVDETVAKKVRAKLKKRGFNTRSEERTREITTEELEEILAEYEKKAGRQIIPMQDIILFALHSAMRQDEICRIRIEDFKRDAKTVMIRDRKHPEKKKGNNQTVPLFEGAMVLAEKYAGDRKAGKIFNYNSKSVSSSFTRVCKKCGIEDLHFHDLRHSAIGILFELGLQIHQVAVISGHSDWKMLKRYTHIDAEDVHAALEKREARRRNRQALMEYLNISSN; encoded by the coding sequence ATGGCCTCTATCACTAAGCTACCCAGCGGGAACTGGCGCGCATTGATCAGAAAGCGGGGAAGCGAGGCACTCAGTGAAACGTTCAAGAAGAAGAAAGACGCAGAGAACTGGGCAAAAGCTCAGGAGCTCAAGATTGATTCAGTCAGGAGAAATGGAAAAGCAGCGCCGCCAGCAGGCTCGACATTCTCTGATTTTATACGCAAGTACACAGAACAAGTCGGAGCAGTAAGTCCATTTCTTAAGAATAAAGCAGCATGTCTGAAGCGGCTGAGCGAAGAGTTTGAGGGCGTGCTGATGTCTGACATGACAGAGCTGCGGCTTGATCAGTTCGTAGACAAGCGATCACGTGACAGAAATGAGGATGGAGAGATTATTTCCGGCGTCACGATTGCTGGAGACCTGTCATACATCGGAGTTGTTCTGAGCTGGGCTAAAGATGTCAAGCACTACGATGTTGATGAGACAGTTGCAAAAAAAGTACGAGCTAAACTAAAAAAGAGGGGCTTTAACACAAGAAGTGAAGAAAGAACACGGGAGATTACAACGGAGGAACTTGAGGAGATTCTTGCAGAGTACGAGAAGAAAGCAGGAAGGCAAATAATCCCGATGCAGGACATTATTCTTTTTGCGCTGCACTCAGCTATGCGGCAAGATGAAATATGCCGGATAAGAATTGAGGATTTCAAAAGGGATGCGAAGACTGTAATGATTCGCGATAGAAAGCACCCAGAAAAAAAGAAGGGAAATAATCAAACCGTTCCGCTTTTTGAGGGGGCTATGGTGCTTGCAGAAAAATATGCGGGAGACAGAAAAGCAGGAAAGATCTTTAACTACAACAGCAAGTCTGTATCTTCATCATTTACGAGGGTCTGCAAAAAATGCGGCATCGAAGACCTGCATTTTCACGACTTGCGGCACTCTGCCATCGGAATTTTGTTTGAGCTCGGCCTGCAAATTCATCAAGTCGCAGTGATTTCAGGTCATAGCGACTGGAAAATGCTTAAGCGCTACACTCATATTGATGCGGAAGATGTGCATGCCGCCCTTGAAAAGCGCGAAGCAAGGCGGCGAAATCGTCAGGCGCTGATGGAATATCTCAACATTTCATCAAATTGA
- the dusA gene encoding tRNA dihydrouridine(20/20a) synthase DusA codes for MLSRRFSVAPMMDWTDRHCRFFLRQLSRHALLYTEMVTTGALIHGDRERFLRYSECEHPIALQLGGSNPQDLATCAKMAEEHGYDEVNLNVGCPSDRVQNNMIGACLMGHPALVADCVKAMQDAVNIPVTVKHRIGINGRDSYAELCDFVGQVRDAGCRSFTVHARIAILEGLSPKENREIPPLRYDVAAQLKQDFPDLEIILNGGIKTLEECEQHLQTFDGVMLGREAYHNPYLLAQVDSRLFGAADAGITRMDALLALKPYVEQHLREGGTLHHVSRHVLGLAQGFPGARRFRQLLSVDIHKVQDPLALLDQAAELLRGH; via the coding sequence ATTTTATCTAGGCGTTTTTCTGTAGCGCCGATGATGGACTGGACGGATCGCCACTGCCGGTTCTTTCTCCGTCAGTTGTCGCGCCATGCCCTGCTCTACACCGAGATGGTCACCACCGGCGCGCTGATCCATGGCGACCGCGAGCGTTTCCTGCGTTACAGCGAGTGCGAACACCCGATTGCCCTGCAGTTGGGCGGCAGCAACCCACAGGACCTGGCGACTTGCGCGAAGATGGCCGAAGAACACGGCTATGACGAAGTGAACCTGAACGTCGGCTGCCCCAGCGACCGGGTGCAGAACAATATGATCGGCGCCTGCCTGATGGGCCATCCGGCGCTGGTAGCCGACTGCGTCAAGGCCATGCAGGACGCCGTGAACATCCCGGTGACGGTCAAGCACCGCATCGGTATCAATGGCCGTGACAGTTACGCCGAGCTGTGCGATTTCGTCGGCCAGGTGCGTGATGCCGGTTGCCGCAGCTTCACTGTGCATGCGCGTATCGCCATCCTCGAAGGCCTGTCGCCGAAGGAAAACCGCGAGATCCCGCCGCTGCGTTACGACGTGGCTGCCCAACTCAAGCAGGACTTCCCCGACCTGGAGATCATCCTCAACGGCGGCATCAAGACCCTTGAGGAATGCGAGCAGCACCTGCAGACCTTCGATGGCGTGATGCTCGGCCGCGAGGCCTATCACAACCCCTATCTGCTGGCGCAGGTGGACAGTCGCCTGTTCGGCGCCGCGGACGCGGGCATTACCCGCATGGACGCCCTGCTCGCACTCAAACCCTACGTCGAACAGCATCTGCGCGAGGGCGGCACCCTGCATCACGTCAGCCGTCACGTGCTGGGCCTGGCTCAAGGCTTCCCAGGTGCGCGGCGCTTCCGCCAGTTGCTGTCGGTGGACATTCACAAGGTGCAAGACCCGCTGGCGCTGCTCGATCAGGCAGCCGAACTGCTACGCGGTCATTGA
- the tal gene encoding transaldolase, with product MTSKLEQLKQFTTVVADTGDLDAIARLQPVDATTNPSLLLKAAALPRYADLLNQAVSAGKGDLGLACDHFAVAVGQEILKVIPGRISTEVDARLSFDTDATLRRAERLIGLYEKAGIGRDRVLIKIASTWEGIRAAEQLEKAGVQTNLTLLFAFAQAQACADAGIFLISPFVGRIYDWYKKAEGRDFVGNDDPGVQSVTRIYDYYKANGYDTVVMGASFRNLGQIEALAGCDRLTISPDLLQKLAEDDGQLSRQLALGANGEPRQSLDEGGFRWALNEDAMATEKLAEGIRLFARDQEKLEALLAAKA from the coding sequence ATGACCTCCAAGCTGGAACAACTCAAGCAGTTCACTACCGTAGTCGCTGACACCGGTGACCTCGACGCCATCGCCCGCCTGCAACCGGTGGATGCCACCACCAACCCCTCGCTGCTGCTCAAGGCGGCGGCCCTACCCCGCTATGCCGATCTGTTGAATCAGGCAGTGAGTGCCGGCAAGGGAGACCTGGGATTGGCCTGCGATCACTTCGCGGTGGCCGTCGGCCAGGAGATCCTCAAGGTCATTCCGGGGCGCATTTCCACCGAAGTCGATGCGCGCCTGTCGTTCGACACCGACGCGACCCTGCGCCGCGCCGAGCGCCTGATCGGCCTTTACGAAAAAGCGGGTATTGGCCGCGATCGCGTACTGATCAAGATAGCTTCGACCTGGGAAGGCATCCGCGCCGCCGAGCAGTTGGAAAAAGCCGGCGTGCAGACCAACCTGACGCTGCTGTTCGCCTTCGCCCAGGCACAGGCCTGCGCCGATGCCGGCATATTCCTCATCTCGCCGTTCGTGGGGCGCATCTACGATTGGTACAAGAAGGCCGAGGGCCGTGATTTCGTAGGCAACGATGATCCTGGCGTGCAATCGGTCACGCGCATCTACGACTACTACAAGGCCAACGGCTACGACACCGTGGTGATGGGGGCAAGCTTCCGCAATCTTGGTCAGATCGAAGCGTTGGCTGGTTGCGACCGCCTGACCATCAGCCCCGACCTGCTGCAGAAACTGGCTGAGGACGATGGCCAACTGAGTCGCCAGCTCGCCCTGGGTGCTAACGGCGAACCTCGCCAGAGCCTCGATGAAGGCGGCTTCCGCTGGGCGCTGAACGAAGACGCCATGGCCACCGAGAAACTGGCCGAAGGCATCCGCCTGTTCGCCCGCGATCAGGAGAAACTCGAAGCCCTGCTGGCCGCCAAGGCCTGA